The Stigmatopora argus isolate UIUO_Sarg chromosome 6, RoL_Sarg_1.0, whole genome shotgun sequence region aggggttacctttcacgcttctgaaatagagggttaccatggttaccgggggtaAAAATGGGTcataagcaagacggtgcaatgaagggtacccattttttacccggtaaccatggtaaccctctatttcagggttTACCTTTCAcccttctgaaatagagggttaccatggttaccgggaaaaaaatgtgtacccttcattgcaccatgAGATATGGCTATCAAAGGTTAATTGCAAATTATTAGTTAGATCGTATTTGGACCTGGACGGttgtagttcattttgaacttgttttcTATTCTTTAAACAAACCGCTTCAAAAGGAATTTTCTCAACCATTCCGGTAAACATTTATTAATCTTCAAGTAAACCCAACACATTCCGCATCAAAAGtataaatgtcttatttttggATCAAAAGTGGCttgaaatagagaaaaaatccaacatttaaaagaataaacaaaggaaaaaaaacttggagTCATAATAAATGTGCCttaacaatgttaattttgtggacttaaaaacagaaaatatggatATTTGCCCCAAATCAGATTTTATCCTCTTATAGCCTAAGAGTGGTCTTTTCGAAGCCTTCATTTGGATTCTTGCTTTAGTCTCGCACTCAAGTCACAAATTCTTTTTACCTGGGAGTCTCCAGCGTGCCAGGAGCATGGGAAGGAACGCTACAGCTCCCAGAGCGGCCGCCATTAGGGGTCGGTAAAAGAACCAGCCGGCTGCGATGGTCAGGAGCGAGAGCGAGGAGGCCACACACAAGGCGAAGATCTTCAGCCCCACAGAAACGAGGTCTCTAAGAATAGGAACCCAGTCCACTGAGGACCcccaaagtggaaaaaaaaattgtcagtcTTCAATTAAAAGGTCCAAACcagatacagtaatacctcgacatacaagtgccccgacatacgagcaatttgagacacgagtaaaatttcgagcaaatatttatcttgagatacgagacaaattttgatatatgagcatacagcggacgcgataggctgctcataaaaaacatggacactgtctttctacccgcaactcccttgtgtaatgtctctacgagcactgggcggagcgtttcattttttcagtgtttccccccccccctgttagtcagtgcagaatggcggagcttgatcgctaatacgagaggagtatactacttctcgttggaaagtggtcgtgcattgtgctattgtgaggacatttgtgtgcatcattttgggaatattttgttcagtcccggaacgcattaagctcgtatctcaaggtaccactgtatatgtgctCGACTgtcgtgcatgtgtgtgtgtgttcacccAATGTGAAGATGATGCGCGTGGTCAGCTGAACGGCGATAAACATGAGGGCGAACCCCGCTGTCCGGAGTCCCCACGTCTTCATGTTGTTGGACTGCTGAAGCTTTGCAAACACCTCCTACACATCGCATGTAGAGCACGTCTCAATGTGAGTTACTTAACCCcctgacccccccaaaaagtccaaCAAACCTCTGCGGAGAGGTCCTCCAGGTATAAGACCTCCAAAACATCTCCTGACTTGGTTTTGAAGGGTAGCAGCTTGTCTCCTTTCTGCTTGGCTACCACGCTGACCTGGAATACAATCGCGTGGGTCAAAACAAAATCGCGTGGGTCAGTGAGATGGgttttttcttctaataatTACAAAGCCATGATTGTGGTTGTAATATTCAAAATGACATGTATTTTACCAAAACAAAGACAAGAGCTAAAATGCTATTAACCTTTcgacaaataaaaagaaatgaatagAATTTTGCCTTCAAACATTGTGTCCATCATTTCATCCATCAAATCTGCATGTGAAAATggttacagtcttccctcgattatcgcaaattcacttcttcacaatttgtttctgctattatttaaaaaaaatctctatatatatatttatggtcTGGTTTACATTAATTGCGATGATAGAGAGATTactacttttttcttcttcttgcatCCATTGCTTTGTATATGTGAAAAAAAAGTCCTGCTTGCAGCTTGATTTCAGTTTTTGGTTTTAAGTCAATGTCTTTTCAAAAATTCCTGTACTTTCTCATAATGTTTTGAAGTGGAAAGCTCAACACGAATACTccgattttttgtatttatttttacttgtttttaagTTCCCATGTTTTTTGTTCAGCATCATTTTCAACATATCGAATAGGTAATCATGAAGAAgtaatgtgccatttttttttacagtcaagttaaagaaaaaaacttccATATATTGCACgcacttacaaaataaaataagaattgtAAGCCCAATTTAAGAGAATGTTCAGAACTCACCGTATCACCACTGGATCCCGCGTACAAGAATCTCACGCGGAGATCTCCGACCTTCCAAAGAGTACaaatgacaaaattaaaaaaattataataataattaaaatctgCATACTAGTAGGCTGGGAACAGTAAAATAGAATTTAATTTCAGTTCGGCTTTCAAAGTGCTCAAATATGTTAATTTTTGGTACAAAAaggcagggggaaaaaatacatgttatggctttttaaaaaatgtaaatggtgTATAATGAAAAAAGTAAGCTTTTTATAatacatcttaaacttctggtaagaacattataatttctgtcattagaaagcGCCAGGTTCTCATAAgttagacttatttcttttttcaaattgaataatttcatattttgcatttacaaatttatgatattgaccctaataatatgcttttgattcatacagtatttcagaaataccacttgtgataatttttcttaagattttcccttcaaagtaacacttattaaaaccatcaggggaaaattgggaatcagtgggcagcttatacgcgagagaTAGTAACATTcaaacattttaaggcaattttaagggtgcggcttatacgcgaggcggcttatatgcgagtaaataaggTAATACATTCACTTGAATAGCTCTTGCTCACCTCAGGCCTCTTTGGCTGTTGCGTGTGATAGAAATAATCATCGCTGATGGTGAAGAAAGGGTCCAAGTTAGAAGACTTCAAATCACTTAGGCTCAGTGTCCGGAAGTTATTAATTTGTTCCACCAGTCCTGGGAAGTAAATACATACGAGTCAGGCAACAACAAGCtacatatacaaatatgtaTAGTTGTTTTGTTCCAGTCGAGTGTTCGTGACAAATGGCGGCTACCTTGCGATAGCGTGAAAGGTCCGACTTGGATTTGTGGAGCTACAACGGTCACGCTCTCGACTGCCATGGCACTGACATGCGGAAAGATATTAAATAAGTggaagaaaatggatggatggatgagaaTAAAAATGCAGAAATATTGTTTTGGATCAATATCGTAATTGCAGATAAAAATGATGGCAACGTTGTTTTACACACTTAGATTGCAATGCAAGTAGCGCAAATCATGTATGAAAGGTAACTGATAGGttgaaatggaaacaaaattggTCAAGTGGGGTTTAACTGCAGAAGTCAAATGCAACGTAACAGTTCAAAAATTGCGGTTACTAAAGTGACACATCCAAGATGGCgttaaaaataaagtaaaagattcaaaaaattgaaaaaatatttttttccttcagtcctagtagcaaaagtggattttcacattaaaaatgaataaataaagaaatatatatatatatattttttttttaaataattaatagcggaaaaaaatcgcaaagtagtgaatttgcgataagtgaagacgtgataatcgagggattactgttatatttaaaaattgatATCAACACCAAAAATACACGGGTAATATCGGCGAcggtatttcaaaataaaaggagaatgagatgagaatgaTGCACCTTGGGTTTTGATGACCAATTTCTTTATCAAAAGACCGACTGTTGATCAGCTCCGATTTCCACTCGGTATCTacgacaaaaagaaaaaaaggttaaagGCAGGTATTTGGACACTGTTTACTTTTTACGACACCAGaggacttaaaaaataaataaatacagcattCAGACGTGTTGCTTTATAATTCTGGGATGTCACAATAAATGGCCATTGAAGATGATGATTTTCATGAACTCAATGACATTTGTTACTCACGATATTTTtccactacttttttttttttaaagttcataaaaatttgaaaatcataagcgaaagccactcttgctactagttctcaacactgaagtaaaaaatgtatttttttaataggggtgaccctacttcgtgatttttccattaaccatgatattcgagggatcactgtacttattttttttcttttaataaaagtCACTGTTGTAGCATATATCCCAAAACATCTGCACTTGACTTAAATTCCAACTACTCACTGTAGGAGTATGTGGTCTCGGTTTTAGTTTCACCATTCTCTTGGTAGTCCCTGAAATGAATCACACAGCGAGGAACTGAGATTCCGATTTCGGaatgaggacaaaaaaaagacctCGCCACGCTATGTTAGCAAGACTCACCTGCTCTCCTGGTATTCCACCCACTGATACATCTCCACTTCTCTCTTCAACTTTGCCGCCAGCACTTCTACATCGTAGTTGGGGTCATGTAAAGGCTATCGGCACAAAAACACAGACTATTAAACTATCAAACTATGGCCTGCTGTTTAGTTTTTACTATCCAGCGATAACAATATGAAAATATCGTTGAATATGGCCTGTGCAAGAAgtttaaattcagcctacattgtTGCCGTTGTGTTAATAATAGATGTGCCAAGAAGggattttttccatatttttgaccagtaaaaataatgcaataaataatgtattcggtaaatgacaaataatattttttttacattcaagtAGTCCTTGCTGAAatgttttgtgtacaaatattcCACACTTCTCTGGTACTATTATTAGATTCTAAATAGAAGTATTTCCACCGGAGtaaacccggagaaaaaccatgcaagcccggagaacatgcaaactcaaaatacagaaaagtccagttctgggatcgaaccctcgatcccagaagtGCAAGGTCAGTGTGCTAAACACTCATCCTCCCAATGTTTACTTTTACAGAAATAaattcatataaaaataatgcTATGTGATATATATTgtgatattttttcctttttttccttacgccaacctttttctttttactctctaaagcacatgtgtcaaagtggcggcccaggggccaaatctggcccgccgcatcattttgtgtggcccaggaaagtaaatcatgagtgccaactttctgttttaggatcaaattaaaatgaagagtatagatgtgtattaaatttcctgatttcccccttttaaatcaataattgtaat contains the following coding sequences:
- the tmem43 gene encoding transmembrane protein 43 isoform X1; the encoded protein is MSASTNFSGKDSHKRVKTKTNPGFLERLSDTAGGTLVGVGLFFLSIYILFTNEGRTLQTASSLDEGLAQVVSLESSASLEPQNENRLVHLSAPLRTSKPLHDPNYDVEVLAAKLKREVEMYQWVEYQESRDYQENGETKTETTYSYNTEWKSELINSRSFDKEIGHQNPSAMAVESVTVVAPQIQVGPFTLSQGLVEQINNFRTLSLSDLKSSNLDPFFTISDDYFYHTQQPKRPEVGDLRVRFLYAGSSGDTVSVVAKQKGDKLLPFKTKSGDVLEVLYLEDLSAEEVFAKLQQSNNMKTWGLRTAGFALMFIAVQLTTRIIFTLVDWVPILRDLVSVGLKIFALCVASSLSLLTIAAGWFFYRPLMAAALGAVAFLPMLLARWRLPAPPWWPSRRLPSRHPLFWLSTPCIQRHRSCWPCLVHPPASQVPKGEMVGTN